DNA sequence from the Acanthopagrus latus isolate v.2019 chromosome 15, fAcaLat1.1, whole genome shotgun sequence genome:
AGCAGGTTTGGGTTTTATGTTTATAAAGACAATGGGGAGAGATTCATTtgagtcattatttatttatttatttatttatttggtttgaATATAGTgagtttcacattttctgtgtaGAAGCAGACTTTTCATTGACTTTCcagaaaatgtacaatttcacattttatgccCTCTAACAAAACActataaattaaatttaaaaatgcaaataaatttaaagtaattttattgtttcctgtctgtatgAAACattgtgtaaacaaacaaacaaacagtttgggAAAAATGAatatgagagaagaaaaacgaCAGAAAGTTCAAATACCTGTTCAGATAAAGATTTAGGAATAAGACAGTGTGGCGACTTTAGCTCGATAATATAAtgtctgctttgttttaaaggaaaataatgaTAGACATCAagatcagtgttttatttatttaagaataTTCAATAGATTCAATAACAAGTTGACCAGAACATTTCCCAGCAGCCAGTGCTCCAACAGTACCgcttccttttctctccagtTATTTTAGGGTTAGTATCTGTAGATGACAGTATCTGTCCTGTCTCTATCTTTTCTATTTGCctacatttcttcttctgttttctgtcaccaCGTGAAGCTACATGAAGCTGACTGTGATGTAGAGGTGGgtaaaaatatcaattcatCAATGCATTGCAAAATATGATTTTCAGCCGGTCTCACgctggctgctgctctcctccggggagagaggagggttCAGTGTCGACCTGTTGCCTCCTCGCATCAGGCCGGAGGGCGGAGGGACCGCGgttatgtctgtttatgtcagacaaaaatgtaccatgcagtcCAACTGTGGTTGCACTATTTTATATCTAAAAACATCGTGggcctttgtttacatttaagttCAAACTAGAACTTCCTAGAGGaatgatttataatttaagatgactttttttgtttaaaaattatcaacaggtactctaatgaattatttattacCACTTATTACTGAATCAATATCAAAGCATTTAGATCAATATTGAATCAAATCGATATTGAATCGAATTGTGACCTAAAGAATCAAAATCGAATTGAGTCGTGAGGTTTTTAACAATACCCAGCCCCACTGTGTAGTTATTGTCAATATACTGATGAAGTTCATATATCACAGCTGTTCGTTCTGTTGCTGTCGTTGCTGTCCattctgcaacaacacacagcagccagaagCTTGTCTATGATCCCCTTcctcatgaaaacatacagaagtAAGTCTGCAAGAGGACTCAGCCGAACAAACATGGCCGACAGGTTGCCGAGCGTCCAGGTATTTAAGGTGTCATCCTTTGCCACGGCCAACATGATGGTGGGCAGAAACAGCAGCGTGTAAATAAGCAGCACCAGAACCAAAACTCCAACAATTCGTCGTTTTTCATCAGAGGGGACACGACTGGCAGACAGAGCTCTGATGGTCCCACCcaagaagaaaatcaacagtggaaggggaaagaggaggaagacgctGAAGAGGATTTTCTCTGCCGTATAACTAGCCCCTAAAAATAAAGGGAGGCTTAAGGCAAGAGAAAGGACCCAGACCGCTACAGAGACCGCCACAGAGATCTTGATGGTTCGTCTGAAGCGGTACCACAGTGGGCAGGTGATGACCAAATACCTGTAACACAAGATGGatgctcagtttgtttacaagCTTTACAATTATATAATTACATGATGGTCAGACATAGCTGCATACATACAGCTTATTCACCTTTCCAGGGCGATACACACCATGAAGCCGATACTGGCAAACAGgcttaaaagatgaaaaatatatcCAATCATCTTGTGATCTTCAGGTGCTGCCACCTCAGCGATCATGGAGCAGAACTGGATGAGGTCAGAAATGAGAAGGTTGATGACGTAGATCGGAGCAACATGATTACCTCGAACCTGAAAGACAACAATGATAAGAGTCAACAAACCGTTATGGGAGGAGGCAGCAAAATATCTGTTGAACATCTGTATCAATATTCGCCTTGTCAACTGGTAGCTGCCTGTTGGCAGTAAGACAACATTCACAGATAGCAGGTGCTAAAGTTAATTAACATTAATCTAAATTAACATCTGAATTGTGTCACCCCACAATTCAAACAGTGAGGCAATAAATAATGAGCACAGTATCTTATTACTGTAATGCAAAGTCAGATggtattgtattttattttaagaaattTTAGAATTGCCATCTCAGTTCCTTTAATTAGCCTAAAATGGCTAAGCTACACAACAACCTACACATTTGTTCCTAATGACCAAACATGTCCCattgaaaatgcaatttttgaTCCAACATTTATCTTAACATAAAGTAATGCATTCCTTTATGTTAAGATTTAATTTGGACTGCTAGCCttcaattttacattttcatatttgtctGCCAGATGGCAATACTTTTTTCCATTCAAAGCACGAAGCAAAATTTCAaccttttttaatcttttctgtAAGGGTGCCTTGGTAAGTCTGTGTCACTATTGTTACGTCCACACATGGTTGGGGGATGAAGGGAGTAacagttaaaataaaaccaGGCTTAAAggaggcaaaagaaaacagtagcAAATAATAACCCAAAAACAGCTTTATTGTGCCACTTTCTAGCCTAGAAGTCTAtcgtgatttaaaaaaaaaagagagggagaaaatactGCAGCCTGTAGCTCAGGCTCTCACAGCACATCACCGCCGCctgacatctgcagcagctttaCATCACTCGGCCTGAGTGGCAACGAGActcaggaggaggggggagtgtgAACCACCCTTTTGTCAACAGAAAACCGTGGATCTCTGTAAACATACTGGCctttttaaagggttaaaatccccaaaatataattaaaatttGATATGTATATTTCAGACAGAATAGTTTTAAAAGACTGACTCGTTtaaggtggaaaaaaatattaatatataatacttTTACAGCAGTATTTGGGAaggtgacatttttgtcattagggacaaatgtgtttatttcaggaTCTCTCAAGGGTTAAAATAATCCCTTTGATTAGATTAATGAAATGACCAGTAAACCACAGCTAAACATCTCCTGAAACTTTAACTTCACAGTGGTGCCAAAGAAACAGTCAGGAGATGAAGGGCAGAgggcttcatcctctggggaccatcAACATCTACAAATATCCTAATTGCTTTTAATTGATAAGAAAGAATCAAATAATGAGGCCAAATAATGCCGTACACATTAGTCTGGCAAACTTGATGACCATTATATATTTTTCGTCAAGTTGGAACTAAATGGTGCCTTTTACCTCACCAGTTTAAGACAAGGCTGTCATTGAGCCACACATACAAACTGCATGCATTAAGGGTCCAatcaatgtaatgtaaatgttaattatGGGGTAAGTTATTTCTGTTAATTAACAAACAGATCCGGAtcatttacagacacacattctGTAATAAATCTCATTTATAATGTACCTACCATAGAATAAAGAGCGTAGATGGCCACGAGGGTCAAAGGAAGGCCGACAGAAATGATTATGCACGTCACCACATTCATGATGCGATAGACTTTTTCATGATCGTGGTCGACAGTGCTGTTTTCATCGTAGTCGTAGGCAGTGTTGATGTAATCATAGAAGTCGTCCTGTGAGGTGTTGGTAATGTTGAAATCTTCCATTCTTCAGAGTGAAACCTGTTGTTTTAGAGAAATATATACAGGTTATATTCAGGGAGCAAGTTTTGAAATATCTACCTGACAATGTTCAGTGACATGACAGAAGCAAACACTTCAAATCATATcaatatgttatatatatattcaaagcTATGACTGTTCGATGTCTGTTTGCTGTCCTCATCGTCTTTATATGTAAGaaaaaagtcacacattttaccttttgaAAGCCGAAACACTCCACCCGACTGTGTTCCCTCCACCGTACTGCTGGTATGATTTTTACATTGAACAGTTCAGAGTCAATATGTCAAGTTATAACACGCATTCAGATCCTgttcctcagctcctccccaGTCCTTACAGAAGGCACGAATGTACAAGTttcaaatgacatttaattgtctgttgtttttacCACCATAtccacacagtgtcacacagtAATCTCTATCATtctgcatcttcttcttctaaacAGATACAAGATATCATGTGCATTTGCTGCTTTAGAAATATAGTTCatggggcgccgcatagctcagttgTTAGCGCGCGCGATCCATGTGCCGAAGGCTCTGCAGCGcacccgggttcgactcccggcccgggtccctttgctgcatgtcactccccatctcttaccctgcttcctgtccaaactcttcagctactctgtcaataaagccgaaaaaggccaaaaaaatactttaaaaaaaaaaaaaagaaatatagtTCATGTTCGAACCTGTTCGAGCTCGTGCTGCACCTCAAAGTCAAGTGAGCATTTACCTGTATATATTTCATCTATACTGAAAACTTCTTCGAACCACATCCTTAAAACAAGCATGCCGACCACCAGAAGGAACTATTAGTGAAGTGGCACTATGCAGTATTTTAGAATAAGTTAAAAGTCAGGATTTgaatattaataaggtaataacacaaactcagaaatatgtattctTCCATCATTGAAAAagcaaactgttctcagaggacaataaggtcccagaacactgtttgaagctagaaaggtggcggggtccgtCACATATTAAgcaaaacagtataaactgcgttgtcctttaaggtcatgaaaacaaagagtttgtttagtcagtaaaaaatcagccaatgaggatctttgtcttctcattaacatttcatcaacaaagtcacacaatgcacctttaatagtGAGTTTGTCAGAGgaagacattcacatttttgatttgaaagcagacttttaattgaatttccaggaaatgcaaaatgtcattttaaattatatattctGTAATATAAGATGTTGTCCATATTGTTAGCACACAACAGCTGTTCTGAACCATGGCCTCAAAACTAGCATGCCTTCCAGCAAAACACCAAAAATTAAACTAGAAAATACATCTAAAGGAATTGTATAttattgtttcctgtctgtatgAAACattatggaaaaacaaaacgatACAGTTTGGGGAAAATGAGCTGAGCTTCCAGAACAACGTCATGTGTTCAACCTCGTCTGACTGCCTACTACTTGGCACACTCAGCTTCAGCAGGCCCCTCGACTGCAGCTCATAAAAATGCCATCACCAGCAAGATAGCAAGATTTATATGTAAGGATATGTCACCCATTGGTGTCCTTTCAGGAGAGGAGTTTCAGGATCTCATGATGGAACTGGAGTCACTATTTAAAACGGTATGTTGCACTTATAGactgtacattttgatttgaacagGTCATTACATTCAAATAATAACTTCTCCCTGACTTTTGAACAAATTTTTGAATTTCAAATATAGTGACAGCCCTACTGTCCTGTCTATCCTTTCCATTTGCCTAcatttgttcttctgttttctctcaccCCTCTTTCTCCACTTACAAGACTGTGTATTCGTTGTCATTATTCATACTGATGAAGTTCATATATTATTGCTGTTCATTCTGCTATCATTGCTTTTCGTTCTGTTGCTGTCGTTGCTGTCCattctgcaacaacacacagcagccagaagCTTGTCTATGATCCCCTTcctcatgaaaacatacagaacTAAGTCTGCAAGAGGACTCAGCCGAACAAACATGGCCGACAGGTTGTTGAGGGTCATGAGGGTCTGTTGGGCATCTATAGTGTGTTCCTCTGCCAAGACCAACATGATGCTCGGCAGGAGCAGCAGCGTGTAAATAAGCAGCACCAGAGCCAAAATTCCAACAATTCGTCGTTTTTCATCAGAGGGAACACGACTGGCAGACAGAGCTCTGATGGTCCCACCCAGGAAGAAAATCAACAGTggaaggggaaggaggaagaagacgcTGAAGAGGATTTTCTCTGCCATATAACTAACCCCTAAAAATAAAGGGAGGCTCAAGGCAAGAGAAAGGACCCAGACCGCTACAGAGACCGCCACAGAGATCTTGATGGTTCGTCTGAAGCGGTACCACAGTGGGCAGGCGATGACCAAATACCTGTAACACAAGATGGAtgctcagtttcagtttctcaaGGGCTTCATAATTATAGTAATATGATGGTCAGACATAGCTGCACACATACGGCATATGCAGATAGTCACCTCTCCAGGGCGATACACACCATGAAGCCAACACTGGCCAACTGacataaagaatgaaaaaaatcttcaaTGTCATGCTCCATATCTGTTGCCATCTCGACGATCATACAGCAGAACTGAATGAGGTTGGAAATGAGAAGGTTGATGATGTAGATCGGCACAACATGATCACCTCGcacctgcaggaaaacattAGTAAAAATAAGCAGGCAGTTGTGAACAACAGGGAAACAATCCTGTTTTTGCTTTGTCAACTGCCATCAGCCTCACAGCAAATGAGATGACAGTTAATAATTGCAGTTTGTGGCGGGGTACATCAGTGCCTTTATTTTTGATGTCAGTCTGCCAGTCCCAGATTGACAAATCACCTTGACTAGTGAGTCCAGAGGGCTCCCACCAAGCTTCTTGTTTCCTTCAGAGTCTGACTCCAGCTCAGGTCTTTCTGTGCTGCCCTTGAGCTCAACACAAGCTGGTAACCAGACGTCCTCTGATCACTACAGGGCTtccctttcctcttctcttgaGCTGAATGCTCATTCAGCATATTTCTTCTTGACTGTGGATGTAATTGACAGTTTCTGGACCAACAGACCTGTCAGTAGTTGTGAGAAGTTGTGGCACCACCAACCAAAACTTGTACACATTCTGCACAACAGTCTGCAACCATATCACTAGTTGGCTCCAAACCTGGATTAAGAGAAGTCTACTGAGCTCTCCTGTAACCACCCTTCCATGCGCTTGCCTTTCCTGCTCTGTTTCAttccatttcattttgatgtttctaTTGGTGGTTTAAAAGCAGCAAAGCATTGAACAAACATTAAAGGTTGCTCATGGCGGTATGATGTTTGTAACTATAGACATAGTTAGAAATCATCTGCCCAGATGTGccatatttaaacaaataatgagGCCAAATGATGCTGTACAAGTTACTCTGGCAAAGTTGAGGACCATTTTATGCTTTTCATTGATTTTGGAACCAAATAGTGCCATTAACCTCATCAGTTTAAGAGAAGGCTGTCATTGAGCCACACATACAAACTGCATGTGTTAAGGATCCAATCAATGTAACGTAAATATAAAATCTAACTTGTAATGTACCTACCATAGAATAAAGAGCGTAGATGGCCACGAGGGTCAAAGGAAGGCCGACAGAAATGATTATGCACGTCACCACATTCATGATGTGAGAGATTTTTTTATGATCATCGTCGACAGTTTTGTTGTTGACGTAATCATAGAAGTCGTCCTGTGAGCTGTTGGTGATGTTGAAAACTTCCATTCTTCAGAGTGAAACCTGTTGTTTGAGAGATCAGGTTATAGACAGGGAGCAAATTTTCAAATAACTACCTGAAACTGTTCAGTGATATGACTGAAACACCTCAGTACATCTATAGTTTGCCCACAATCAAATCATATCAAACGCGATCTGTATTATCAGTTTTATATATAGAAAGTTAGATGTTCATGATTGTTTGCAGTTCTCATCATCTTCACATGTAAAAAGTAACAGGATTTACCTTTAAAAGCTGAAACTCTCCACCTGACTGTTCCCTTCACCTGCGTCTGATGTCTTGTCCTCTGGTTCTTGTTAATATGTTCCTTCTTTTGAAGGAAGTGAGATGTAAGTATGCATGATTATGCATTTCTCCAACCCCCATCATTTCCTGGCCTAAGTTTTGAAAAGATCTCTGATAAACGTTTTCTTCAACAGTTCCTGTTCTGTAGTGGTTCAAGcatgaaaaacataaacatatttttaatgatCAACATCACCATAGAAaaataatgaagcagaaaataacGACATAATTATTTCTTAGTGCACTGAAATGTCTTAAAACGACTCCACCTTTCTTTTATGTGTTGAGACGGACGAACACtgctataaagcagctaacattgaaaatgagtgtAGTGGCGgtgagctagcagtatagcggtgCAGCGCCGTTGTTCCACCGTCTGGGAGAACCCTGCACTATATTCGGAGTAGGAAGTGATTTCAGACGCAGTCTGTGCATCTCATTTGGTTGCCTATTGCTAGTTCCAGGAGAGGGGAGTCTATCCCAGAAGCCCCGGGGTTCGGACGCCCCCCTTTCCAGGAAAAGAGATATTTGTCTCCCTCAGTAaccttaaatgtgaaaatatatcattttaaagTATATAATAATATGAATTGAAAACATTTGCGATAATTACAGATGCAGAATGATGCATTTTAAAGTTTCTAAAGAAACTGCCCCCTCCGTCAGCCTcacagtggtttggtccactgCCAGTCAACCTGCACCTTATAAAAGTAGctcctgtttctgtctgaataAACACTTCTGTAGACGTCCTGAGACTTCAGATGTTCATTCACCCTGAAGTCTCTCCTCCAGACCTGGAGGCTCTGTTCAGTGGGAAACGCACTAATGGGATATAAGAGctagtgaaaataaaacattggcCTACAAATGATGATTGAACTGGTGAATTGAAGTTTTGGGCAGTGAggtactgttgtgttttcatcagttatACTCGGTCTAATAGGAACATAATTAGAAATCAGCTGTAGTTGTCTCCAGTTTCTTCCACTGTAtctgcacagtgacacacagtgcTGCCTGTTAATCTACATCAGCTTCATTTCCTGCTTTAAAACAGAAGTTGATATTTGGATTCATCATGTCCTCGTCTTCAACAGTGACTCAGTAATATCCAGCATACATCATAGAACCCTCACAAAGGAAGCAAACAGGCAGTTACAGAGAGTATGCACCAGGACAgatgtattttaaacatttaaaacagcttttgttCTGAGTTTCAAACACTCCCTGTAAGCTTCAAATGGCAGCTGTACTTTACTTGTATGTtttggaaatacaaaaaaatgatccTGCATGgatttcctctgctgttttgtttctgttacatttagattatttatcattctcttcctcttttttccttaacctttctctccacctcctctgctgtttgtttgaacCCAACTGTAAAtctctttttttgaaaaatttaCTCGGTCTGATGTAAAGATGACTAAATGCAACCgttgtactttttactgcacTAGACTtacctgacagctgcagccccagattgaaattttacacataaaacatgtGACTAGTTTATGAAATACGATGAAGTGATATagattatttgaattatttgtacttttacttcttTAGTCCTGTAGTGACACCTTCAATGCAGGATTTTGACCCACTGCTGCTGAACACTTCCTCTACCACTGCACACTGGAATCATGAGCAGGTttccttgttttaaaactttattgaacattgagaacaaaacaacagtcgGGGATTTtgtggtgacatcacagtgacatcactacAAGCTGTTGAACACAAAATACTGAATCAGGCAGATacaattaatatttaaatgatttttctaGGGTAGAAAACAGTTTTACTCTTTAGTCAAAGACTAAAAATGATGCTTCAGGATTGGACATTGTATGaatatgtgtaaatataatCAAGTTATTATGTATAGCAGATGACTAATCAGTACAGTCGAACATGTTCATAAGCAAGGCAACATTCAGAGTCAACATGTTGAGTAATAAATGTGCTGACATCATTATAAAGTGACAGAAATCTTCAATTcactaaaataacaaattacctttttttatttgtggttgACAAGAGCTGAATTGAAATTtgacacaataataaaaaaaaaaatgaaagtacaATCAAGAAAAAAGCAGTTGAGCAGAAACAAATTGTGAGTTGCTGATTACTGAGTCTGTTCCCAGTTTGATGTCAGACTGATGTGACCTCATCTCTACTAATGACAAAAAGTCAGActtttcacatttatatttgttCATTAAACCACAATTTTACAGTTGGGCTGGTTTTTGATCACTAGTGAGTTTAGCAATGTGGATATCAGACATCAGCCAGACCCGCCTTCAGAAAGTCCAGCAGGTCccatttattctgtttatgtatttgGTTTGCCCAGCGCAGATTCCTTGTACACTTGTCTGGTGATTTTAAGTGATCCTGATGCGATGGTAGTTGgtactgtctctctctttcgctgCCTACATGAAGCTGACTGtagttgttattgttattatcattattcataCTGATGAACTGCAAACATCATTGCTGTCTATTCTGCTGCTATCTTTGCTGTTCattctgcaacaacacacagcagccaaaagTTTGTCTATGGTTCGTTTcctcatgaaaacatacagaagtAAGTCTACAAGAGGACTCAACCGCCGAAACCCAAAAGACAGGTACTTGGTCCAGCCAACAAATGTGTTTACCTTTTCCAGGTACTGAATGATGGTGGGCAGGAACAGCAGTGTGTAAATAAGCAGCACCAGAACCAAAATTCCAACAATTCGTCGTTTCTCATCTGTGGGAACACGGCTGGCAGACAGAGCTCTGATGGTCCCACACAGGAAGAATAGCAACAGTGGAAGGGCAATAAGGGAGAAGATGCCGAAGGGGATTTTCATGACCTTAAATTTAATCCCAAAAATTAGAGGGAGAGTAAAGGCAAGAGAAAGGACCCAGACTGCTACAGAGACCGCCACAGTGATCTTGATGGTTCTTCTGAAGCGGTACCACAGTGGGAAGGCGATGACCAAATACCTGTAACACAAGATGGAtgctcagtttcagtttctcaaGAGCTTTATAATTACTGTACATTGTAATATGATGGTCAGACATAGctgcacacatactgtatatacagatAGTCACCTTTCCAGGGCGATACACACCATGAAGCCAACACTGGCAAACAGActtaaaagttgaaaaaatcTTCTGATGTCAGGCCTCTTCTTTGTTGTCATCCTAACGATCATGCAGCAGAAGTGAATGAGGTCGGACATGAGAAGGTTGATGACATAGATCGGAGCAACATGATTACTTCGCACCTGCAGCAAAATATCAGTAAAAGTAAACTAGCAGTTGTGAACAATAGGAAGGCAACATTACATCTCATTTCTGATATGATGTCCATTGATATCTACCTCGTCATCTGCTATCTGATGACACAGGTATCAGTTACCGATATTTGTTAGTCGTGTCACATCGATTTTCTTCTGATACGTTCACATGAGCTACTGGCTCGGGACACCGTTCACATTAACCAGATAATCTTGGACAACCTCCCACACTAACCAgatttctcagtttgtttcaaGGGGCCAATCAGGATTAAATCTGGTGTGACATGGAGGTTTTGCATACAATGATTTCACCACTCGCTCACCATTCCACCACTCTACAGATTGTTTGcttctattctttttttaaaagccactGTACTGGGTAACACCGGTGTTCCCATGATCTTATTAGTTGGTGGGAAAACTTAGTAAATCACACTTTTAACCTGCAGATAACATTTAACAGTTCAAATTAGATGGACAACACAT
Encoded proteins:
- the LOC119033285 gene encoding proteinase-activated receptor 1-like isoform X2; protein product: MEVFNITNTSQDDFFDYINAVYDYKQNRTVDNDEKRKLQSYMFVLQCIIVSIGLPLTLMAIYALHSMVRSNHVAPIYVINLLMSDLIHFCCMIVRMTTKKRPDIRRFFQLLSLFASVGFMVCIALERYLVIAFPLWYRFRRTIKITVAVSVAVWVLSLAFTLPLIFGIKFKVMKIPFGIFSLIALPLLLFFLCGTIRALSASRVPTDEKRRIVGILVLVLLIYTLLFLPTIIQYLEKVNTFVGWTKYLSFGFRRLSPLVDLLLYVFMRKRTIDKLLAAVCCCRMNSKDSSRIDSNDVCSSSV
- the LOC119034070 gene encoding G-protein coupled receptor 4-like is translated as MEDFNITNTSQDDFYDYINTAYDYDENSTVDHDHEKVYRIMNVVTCIIISVGLPLTLVAIYALYSMVRGNHVAPIYVINLLISDLIQFCSMIAEVAAPEDHKMIGYIFHLLSLFASIGFMVCIALERYLVITCPLWYRFRRTIKISVAVSVAVWVLSLALSLPLFLGASYTAEKILFSVFLLFPLPLLIFFLGGTIRALSASRVPSDEKRRIVGVLVLVLLIYTLLFLPTIMLAVAKDDTLNTWTLGNLSAMFVRLSPLADLLLYVFMRKGIIDKLLAAVCCCRMDSNDSNRTNSCDI
- the LOC119033285 gene encoding proteinase-activated receptor 1-like isoform X1 — its product is MMGVGEMHNHAYLHVTSFEKKEHINKNQRTRHQMQVKGTVRWRISALKVSLQRMEVFNITNTSQDDFFDYINAVYDYKQNRTVDNDEKRKLQSYMFVLQCIIVSIGLPLTLMAIYALHSMVRSNHVAPIYVINLLMSDLIHFCCMIVRMTTKKRPDIRRFFQLLSLFASVGFMVCIALERYLVIAFPLWYRFRRTIKITVAVSVAVWVLSLAFTLPLIFGIKFKVMKIPFGIFSLIALPLLLFFLCGTIRALSASRVPTDEKRRIVGILVLVLLIYTLLFLPTIIQYLEKVNTFVGWTKYLSFGFRRLSPLVDLLLYVFMRKRTIDKLLAAVCCCRMNSKDSSRIDSNDVCSSSV
- the LOC119033295 gene encoding G-protein coupled receptor 4-like, which produces MEVFNITNSSQDDFYDYVNNKTVDDDHKKISHIMNVVTCIIISVGLPLTLVAIYALYSMVRGDHVVPIYIINLLISNLIQFCCMIVEMATDMEHDIEDFFHSLCQLASVGFMVCIALERYLVIACPLWYRFRRTIKISVAVSVAVWVLSLALSLPLFLGVSYMAEKILFSVFFLLPLPLLIFFLGGTIRALSASRVPSDEKRRIVGILALVLLIYTLLLLPSIMLVLAEEHTIDAQQTLMTLNNLSAMFVRLSPLADLVLYVFMRKGIIDKLLAAVCCCRMDSNDSNRTKSNDSRMNSNNI